The Terriglobia bacterium sequence CCTCAACGGACGCATTCTTTTCCTCACCGAAGATCCCGAGTTGATCCGGCGTCAACTCGAAGGCTGGGACATGCCGTGGGACACCGGTAATCCGGCGAACAATCCCAGGCTGCGCGACGACATCTCTACCGACGAGATCACGCCCGCGCACGTTTGCTTCTTCTTCGACGAGACGCTCGGCGAATTCCCTTATGTCGGCCTGAAGTGCGGCGGTGAAACTCCCGTCAAGCGCGGCGACGTCAAGCGCGGCGGCTTCGTATGCGCCGTGAGCGGCAAGCGTCGCGGCAAGGGCAGCAGCCGCGAACAGTCGCCCTACGCCGAGCGCAGCGCCGGAATCCAACTCGTCATCGCCGAGAACATCGAGCGAATCTACAAGCAGAACTGCCAGAACCTCGGAGTGCTCACCTCAACCGACTTCTTGCTGATCGACAAAATCCGCGCGGGCGAAGAGATTCCGCTCTCAGTCTTCACCGTGGGCGAAGACGAGATCACTCGCCAGGTGATCGAGTTCGGCGGTCTGTTCCC is a genomic window containing:
- a CDS encoding 3-isopropylmalate dehydratase: MNTSLLNRPVTKRPDRVLLNGRILFLTEDPELIRRQLEGWDMPWDTGNPANNPRLRDDISTDEITPAHVCFFFDETLGEFPYVGLKCGGETPVKRGDVKRGGFVCAVSGKRRGKGSSREQSPYAERSAGIQLVIAENIERIYKQNCQNLGVLTSTDFLLIDKIRAGEEIPLSVFTVGEDEITRQVIEFGGLFPFNIARLQSAQTGAKKSVSLPQITTGKRPMNVSEKIFARHFINSEGELGVPYVKPGDTGFAR